One window from the genome of Leptospira ryugenii encodes:
- a CDS encoding diguanylate cyclase, with translation MVQIENKQSVQALSLKDTIIHILDEDAQNEEYILKRISELKHEDSQETGTYSTLLQILSSLEFPEDEAKTIWEEILDHKNTISSALERPISFRVAMLDYFIRINQKLNNPKLIEIRVYTDTEKLVLIDELTKLFNRRHFHHSLEREFKQSQRHGAPFSVLILDIDDFKQINDTHGHTSGDEVLKLVANTLKQNIRTEDTVCRIGGEEFAILLPHTGEENAQIVAEKLLEQVRKIYFKDRKITISCGLVTYPKQGTFAEELYDMADKALYYSKFTGKNKVSIYSQDKRASMRVPSRMELFLRLPDLTFKSISKDISLTGIGFETEHPIEISEVLDIQLREAISGQWIDAKIRIVRKEKRDASSFHIGAEFIDLSDKDKFILQSLTLGKKNKSVLL, from the coding sequence ATGGTTCAAATAGAAAACAAACAATCCGTGCAAGCTCTTAGCCTAAAAGATACAATCATTCATATCTTAGATGAAGATGCCCAAAACGAAGAGTACATTCTAAAAAGAATCTCAGAGCTGAAACACGAAGACAGCCAAGAAACAGGTACCTACTCAACCTTACTCCAAATCCTCAGCTCTCTCGAATTTCCGGAAGACGAAGCCAAAACAATCTGGGAAGAAATATTAGACCACAAAAATACTATCTCATCCGCACTGGAACGTCCCATCAGCTTTCGTGTTGCAATGTTGGATTATTTCATCCGCATCAACCAAAAGTTAAACAATCCCAAACTCATAGAAATACGAGTTTATACAGACACGGAAAAGTTGGTTCTCATTGACGAACTGACAAAACTCTTCAACCGTAGGCACTTCCACCATTCCCTAGAAAGAGAGTTCAAACAAAGCCAAAGGCATGGTGCACCTTTTTCCGTATTGATTTTAGACATCGATGATTTTAAACAAATCAACGATACACATGGACATACTAGCGGAGATGAGGTTTTGAAATTGGTTGCAAACACTCTCAAACAAAATATCCGCACCGAAGACACCGTCTGTAGAATTGGGGGAGAGGAGTTTGCCATTCTATTACCTCATACGGGGGAAGAGAATGCGCAAATTGTAGCGGAAAAATTGTTGGAACAAGTTAGAAAGATTTATTTCAAAGACCGCAAAATCACGATTAGTTGTGGTTTGGTCACCTATCCGAAGCAAGGAACCTTTGCAGAGGAGCTCTATGATATGGCTGACAAAGCTCTCTACTATTCAAAATTCACCGGGAAAAATAAAGTCAGCATCTATAGCCAAGACAAACGTGCCAGTATGCGTGTTCCTTCCCGTATGGAGCTCTTTTTACGCCTGCCCGATTTAACATTCAAAAGTATTTCAAAGGATATTTCTCTGACAGGCATAGGATTTGAAACAGAACATCCAATTGAAATTTCAGAGGTGTTGGATATCCAACTTCGTGAGGCCATTTCTGGACAATGGATCGATGCAAAGATACGAATCGTACGAAAAGAGAAAAGAGACGCCTCCAGTTTTCACATTGGTGCTGAGTTTATTGATCTCTCCGACAAAGATAAATTTATCCTGCAAAGCCTCACCTTAGGAAAAAAGAACAAATCCGTCTTACTTTGA